One stretch of Actinomycetes bacterium DNA includes these proteins:
- the nrdR gene encoding transcriptional regulator NrdR gives MKCPFCPNPDTRVIDSRVTESRDSVRRRRLCEQCGKRFTTYERYENQPIAVIKSDGTRQPFDRNKVLSGVIRACTKRNISINTLEKMVDDLESEIRNMDSNEISSKEIGNLALKRLKDLDKVAY, from the coding sequence GTGAAATGCCCATTTTGCCCTAATCCTGATACCAGAGTAATTGATTCCAGGGTAACTGAATCCAGGGACAGCGTAAGGAGAAGAAGGCTGTGTGAACAATGCGGTAAAAGGTTTACCACCTATGAAAGATATGAAAACCAGCCTATTGCGGTAATAAAATCTGACGGCACCAGGCAGCCATTTGACCGTAACAAGGTTTTAAGCGGTGTTATAAGGGCCTGCACCAAAAGAAACATATCCATAAATACTCTGGAAAAAATGGTGGATGACCTGGAATCTGAAATAAGGAATATGGATTCCAATGAAATCAGCTCCAAAGAAATCGGAAACCTGGCCTTAAAAAGATTAAAGGATTTAGATAAGGTAGCCTATA
- a CDS encoding glycerol-3-phosphate acyltransferase gives MNYLIFLGLFPSAFIAGKIKKIDIRYAGSRNIGGMNTFSIVEKLAGILILAAGLGKGALMAFIAAPLLFTSLIPLLAVIMAMIGHNWVTCSDFKGGRGVSISRERLCWLLPFPCSWLFFAFWLHWYIVLRAGI, from the coding sequence ATTAACTATTTAATATTTCTAGGATTATTTCCATCTGCATTTATTGCAGGCAAAATAAAGAAAATAGATATAAGGTATGCAGGAAGCAGGAATATAGGTGGGATGAACACCTTCTCCATAGTGGAAAAATTGGCAGGGATTTTGATTCTGGCAGCTGGTTTGGGCAAAGGCGCCCTAATGGCTTTTATTGCTGCCCCGCTACTCTTCACTTCCCTTATTCCCCTGCTGGCTGTAATTATGGCCATGATAGGCCATAACTGGGTAACCTGTTCCGATTTTAAGGGAGGCAGAGGTGTTTCTATTTCCCGGGAGAGACTCTGTTGGTTGCTCCCCTTCCCCTGTAGCTGGCTATTTTTTGCATTCTGGCTACATTGGTATATAGTATTAAGAGCTGGAATTTGA
- a CDS encoding MFS transporter, with translation MVKKNLLVDITIYISFIFLGLYLSVFQRSLEDIGNYYNMASALQGILITSHFTGLLIMPLVAGEISDKYGRKMVSCLGYFFFFAGLITMLITTNIYVYVFAVFLIGGGFGIIEVLMTTLLVDLNPKKGSMVINVSQAFFVIGTASGPLLVSLFLSKGYDWRHLYAIFAGISLIYLLYFSMLSFKKDAYSEAKLKGILVLRLLKEPLMVLFALSILLYVGMEQGVSFYINTYIKSMTSSELVASLALSGFWGFMIVGRVASSYISRKINPKKMIIVLAGFAGLSLMLIVFSRNYFLAAIGFSVLGLGLSGIWPLLVYSASASFPRFAGTTIGIMMAFSAAGGMIIPFISNAIGSFWGANARIASFLVPTVIIILFQAIILKKGIKPREQS, from the coding sequence ATGGTTAAAAAGAATTTACTGGTAGACATAACCATATATATCTCTTTTATATTTCTTGGGTTGTACCTTTCTGTATTCCAGAGGTCGTTGGAGGACATTGGAAATTACTATAATATGGCCTCAGCTTTACAGGGGATTCTTATTACCAGCCATTTCACGGGGTTACTTATAATGCCTCTGGTAGCAGGGGAAATTTCTGACAAATACGGCCGTAAAATGGTTTCCTGCCTGGGTTATTTTTTCTTCTTTGCAGGCTTAATTACCATGCTTATTACTACCAATATTTATGTTTATGTGTTTGCTGTATTTCTAATAGGCGGCGGATTCGGAATAATAGAAGTGCTTATGACCACCTTACTGGTGGATCTTAACCCTAAAAAAGGAAGCATGGTTATTAATGTAAGCCAGGCCTTCTTTGTAATAGGTACGGCCAGTGGCCCATTGCTGGTGAGCCTGTTTCTATCCAAGGGCTATGACTGGAGGCATCTCTATGCTATCTTTGCAGGTATTTCTTTGATATACCTGCTGTATTTTTCCATGCTGAGTTTTAAAAAAGATGCTTATTCTGAAGCCAAGCTGAAGGGCATACTGGTATTGAGATTGTTAAAAGAACCGCTGATGGTTCTGTTTGCTTTAAGCATCTTGCTGTATGTGGGTATGGAGCAGGGGGTAAGTTTTTATATAAATACCTATATAAAATCCATGACTTCGTCTGAATTAGTTGCCAGCTTAGCTCTTTCAGGTTTCTGGGGCTTTATGATAGTGGGTAGAGTTGCCAGCAGCTATATTAGTAGAAAGATTAATCCCAAAAAGATGATTATTGTACTGGCAGGTTTTGCCGGCCTGTCTTTAATGTTAATAGTATTTAGCAGAAATTATTTCTTGGCTGCGATAGGGTTTTCTGTGCTGGGTTTGGGGTTGTCAGGTATCTGGCCTTTATTGGTCTATTCTGCTTCTGCATCTTTTCCCAGATTTGCTGGTACCACTATTGGAATAATGATGGCCTTCAGTGCAGCGGGAGGGATGATTATACCCTTTATCTCTAATGCTATTGGCTCTTTCTGGGGGGCAAATGCAAGAATTGCCAGCTTTTTGGTCCCAACGGTTATAATTATATTATTTCAGGCAATTATTCTGAAAAAAGGAATTAAGCCCAGAGAACAAAGTTAG